In Prochlorococcus marinus XMU1404, the sequence AAGGTAATGAGAAAGTATTGAGGGCAAGGTTTTCAGATGCAAAGTTTTTTGTAGAATGTGACAAAAAAGTTACTTCAATAGAAAGGAATGAAAAGCTTAAATCTGTATCCTATTTGAAAGGATTCGGAAATATTTTCCAGAGGGTAGAGAGAATAGAGGAAGTTACCAAAAAAATTCTTAGATTTTTAAATGATAAGTCTTTGGAAGAAAAAAAAATAATAGAAGCTGCTAAATATTGTAAAAACGACTTATGTAGCGAAATCGTTTTCGAATTCCCTGAGCTGCAAGGAATAATGGGGGGTAAATATCTTAAATATGAAGGATTTAGTGAGGATGTTTGCTTGGCGGTAGCTGAACATTATTTACCTTCTTTTTATAAAGATGCTTTGCCCTCTTCAGAATATGGTGCAATAGTTTCTATCGCAGATAAAGTTGAAACTTTAATAAGTATATTTATTTCTGGTAAACGTCCAAGTGGATCATCTGATCCTTATGCCTTAAGAAGAAATATGAATGGAGTGATTAAAATAATTTGGGACTATGAACTTAATTTACCTTTAGATAAATTATTTAACGAACTTATTGATTTATGGAGAATCGCATTTCCTAATTTGAACTTCTCAAGAGATGCAGTATTTAATGATTTAAATGAATTTTTAGTTCAAAGGATTGTTAGTCATCTCGAAGAGATATCACTAAGTAAAGAATTAATAAAGGCTGTTTGCTCTTCTGATGAATTTTCTCAAAAAAGAGCATTAAATATTGTTGATCTTAAAAATAGGATTAAATCTATTGTTGATTTTCAAGAAAAGGAAAATTTTATTGAAATCCAGAAGGCAATTACTAGGGTAAGCAAATTAGCTAATAATAGTAATCTTTCAAAGAACGTTCTCTCAACAAGAGATTATGTAAACACAAAACTTTTTGAAAAAGATTGTGAATTGAAAGTTTTTGAATTTATTAGAGAATTAGAAAACCTTTTTTCAGTAGGTTATTGCGATTATTTGGAACTTCTAAATTTGTTCGAGATTAATATAAATACCATCGAGAATATATTTGATAATGAAAAGGGAGTCCTAATAATGTCAGATGATTTAAAAATAAGAAATAATAGGCTCAATTTGTTGAGCTTAATAAGAAATTATTCTCTAAAAATAGCTGACTTTACACTTTTGAACTCTTAACTTTAATGCCACCCTTTATTGAATAATTTTCTAGCATTTTTTCTACTTCCCTATTTTCCCTGACAGCACTATCAACGGGTTTATATCTTTCAGGTGCTAAGGCTTTTCCTCTTAAGATCGAGCCAAGCGTAAGCATTGTAATTTTAAGTTGCTGTAATGGTTTCATGGAGACAACTTTTTTATATAAGTAACTATCAAAAGTAAGCCTTTGTACATCCATGTCATCACACATCTCTACAAAGGCTTCTC encodes:
- the glyS gene encoding glycine--tRNA ligase subunit beta → MSKYLLEIGTEELPAKFSHSVLEQFKSLIEFELGKKLIKFENILVTSTPRRIVLLLEGLVDYAEDKIIVRKGPKANSAYLNGSPTNAALGFANSLDIDVNELEIKNTEKGEFVFGKKIEKGLSTKISLSSIIPKLVKSLQGPRFMKWGAGNIKFSRPIRWIASIYNDEILDFEFDECDPKIKISNKSKSHRLINEVLKVQNPDNFFELLKRNRVIAMRKERKDKIESLINQASKSINLKPDLSEGLLNELTDLVEWPDLIIGKFSNEFLDLPVEVLSTVMKSHQRYVPLLLKNKSFSKLDLSSEKNISTTFFIISNGLEESNNNIAKGNEKVLRARFSDAKFFVECDKKVTSIERNEKLKSVSYLKGFGNIFQRVERIEEVTKKILRFLNDKSLEEKKIIEAAKYCKNDLCSEIVFEFPELQGIMGGKYLKYEGFSEDVCLAVAEHYLPSFYKDALPSSEYGAIVSIADKVETLISIFISGKRPSGSSDPYALRRNMNGVIKIIWDYELNLPLDKLFNELIDLWRIAFPNLNFSRDAVFNDLNEFLVQRIVSHLEEISLSKELIKAVCSSDEFSQKRALNIVDLKNRIKSIVDFQEKENFIEIQKAITRVSKLANNSNLSKNVLSTRDYVNTKLFEKDCELKVFEFIRELENLFSVGYCDYLELLNLFEININTIENIFDNEKGVLIMSDDLKIRNNRLNLLSLIRNYSLKIADFTLLNS